The following is a genomic window from Meiothermus sp. QL-1.
GTCGTGCCGGTAGAAGCCCTGTTCCTCGCCTTCTACCTGGCCCTGGTCGGAAAAAACCGCGTAGGTATCGTCTTCCTTTAGGGGTAGCATGCAAAACCTCAGATAGAAGCTGTGGTGGTTGGTTCATCAACCCTTTATCCCGGCGGTGGACACCCCCTCCACGAAGTAGCGCTGGAAAACCACGAACAAAACGATGATGGGTATCATCGAAAGGAAAGCGCTCGCCAGCATCAACCCCCAGTCGCCTGCCACCCCGTAGGCGCTGCGAAAGAAGGAGAGGCCCAGGGGCAGGGTGTAGCTGGCCTGCTGCCCCGAAAGCACCACGGCGGCCTTGAAGAACTCGTTCCACATGCCCTGAAAGGTGAGGATGGTGAGCGCCCCTAGGGCCGGGGCGGCCAGGGGCAGGATGATGCGGAAAAAGGTGGTGGCCGGGCTGGCCCCGTCTATCAGGGCGGCCTCCTCAATCTCGCGGGGGATGGACTCGAAGAACTGCTTCATGATAAACACCGCCCCGGCCCCCACCGCGCTCCACACAACCATCCCCCAAAGGCTACCCAAAAGGTTCAGGTCGCGCAGCACCAGGTAATTGGAGATGAAGGTGGCCTGGCTGGGCACGGTCATGGTGAAAACGATGAAGGCGAACAGGTACTGCTTGCCCGGCAGGCGCATGCGGGCCAGGGCGTACCCCCCCAGCGAGGCGAAGAGCAGGGTGGTGAGGACCACGGCCAGGCAGACGAAAAAGGTGTTCAGCGTCCAGCGGAGGAAGAAGCTCTCGCCCGTGTTGGGGTCCCTGGCCTCGTTGAAGACCCGCACGTAGTTGCGGAACACGTAGCCCAGCAGGCCAGGGGTCACGCTGTCCCAGCTCGCCACCCGGCCCCGGCGCTCGAGGCGGTTGGGGTCGAGGGCGGCGGCGTGGTACTGCTGCCCCCTAGGGGCCTCGACATCCAGGGGCAGCCTGGGCACCACCGGCAGGCCTTCGGCCCCCTCGGGCCTGGGGTAGCGGATGGTAAAGCCGTAGGTCACGAGCTGGCCAGGCTGGCCCTCGAGAACAAAGGGCCTGCGCTCCAGCTCCTCCACCTGCGACACCTGGGCATAGCGCGCCGCCTGTACCTCCTCGAAGATGGCCCCCAGCCCAGCCCCTGCCCGTCTTACGGGCACGGTCACCAGGGGCTTTTCAGGGGTCTGGCCTTCGGGCACGAAGTAGGTGACCCAGAAGGGCACCTCGGCCCCCGGGGCGAACCCGCCCGTCCAGGGGTTGCCGGCCCCAAGCTGGCCCAGCCGCCAGGCCGCCACCCAGTTCTTGGGCTGGGTCTGGGCGAAGCTGTAGCGAAAGGGCCACTCCAGCGGGTTGTCCTTCAGGCTGCCCAGGAAGGCCACGTAGAAGGGCCCCACGAAGAACACCGCCAGGGCCAGCATAATACCGTACACCCAGCCGACGCGGGCCCAGCGCTGGCGGGCCAGGTGGCGCTCATCGAGCTTTCCAGCCATAGAACACCTCAGTGGGCCTTCTCCGAAATGCCCAAGGCCCGCTGCAAAAGCACGATGGCGAAGGTCAGCCCGGCCAGGACCAGGGCTGCCGCCGAGGCCAGCCCTACCTTGCCCTCCCCGCTAAAGACGTTGTTGTAGACGTAGTAGGCCAGGACGATGATCGAGTCCAGAGGGGCCGCATCTCCCATCAGCGCCACCTGGTCGAACATCTGCAGGGTGCCTATAAGCGAGAGGGTGACCACCAAGAAGGTGACCGGGCGCAGCATGGGCACCGTCACATGGAGAAACTGCTGCCAGGGGGTGGCCCCGTCGATGGAGGCCGCCTCGTAGAGGCTCCTGGGGATGTCCTGCAGGCCTGCTAGAAAGATGAGCATCAGGGTGGGGATGGTGGTGAAGGTGTTGAGGATGATGATGCTCCAAAGCGGGATGGGCACCCCCAAAAAGCGGTCGGGGTTGGTGAGCCAGGTGAACTCGGGAGGACGGGCCTCGAGGGGCCGCACCACCCCCAGGGCCGAAAGCCCCCAGGTGAAGGCCAGGGCCAACACCAGCGAAAGGGCTGCCAGCGCGGGGTCGGTGAGGGGGACCGCCACCCCTCGCCGCCGCTCCAGGCCCACCTGTAGGAGCTGGGCCAGCGCGAAAATTCCCAAAAAGGTGAGCCAGACCGGGGCGGTGGCGCTGACATACCCCAGGAAGGTGTTGAGAAACCCGGTCTTCTGGAAAAACCAGATGGCGATCACCGTCACCGCCGCCGAGGAGAGCACGCTGGGCAGGTAGTAGACCGTGCGGA
Proteins encoded in this region:
- a CDS encoding carbohydrate ABC transporter permease; translation: MAGKLDERHLARQRWARVGWVYGIMLALAVFFVGPFYVAFLGSLKDNPLEWPFRYSFAQTQPKNWVAAWRLGQLGAGNPWTGGFAPGAEVPFWVTYFVPEGQTPEKPLVTVPVRRAGAGLGAIFEEVQAARYAQVSQVEELERRPFVLEGQPGQLVTYGFTIRYPRPEGAEGLPVVPRLPLDVEAPRGQQYHAAALDPNRLERRGRVASWDSVTPGLLGYVFRNYVRVFNEARDPNTGESFFLRWTLNTFFVCLAVVLTTLLFASLGGYALARMRLPGKQYLFAFIVFTMTVPSQATFISNYLVLRDLNLLGSLWGMVVWSAVGAGAVFIMKQFFESIPREIEEAALIDGASPATTFFRIILPLAAPALGALTILTFQGMWNEFFKAAVVLSGQQASYTLPLGLSFFRSAYGVAGDWGLMLASAFLSMIPIIVLFVVFQRYFVEGVSTAGIKG
- a CDS encoding carbohydrate ABC transporter permease yields the protein MRRSERLEAFYALLFLAPFLIHLGIFFVFAFVRTVGFSFTDATLLGQEVRFVGLANFAELLREPRFLTALSHSLSFMFIVTTLQTSLALALAAVLNQRLRGIIFFRTVYYLPSVLSSAAVTVIAIWFFQKTGFLNTFLGYVSATAPVWLTFLGIFALAQLLQVGLERRRGVAVPLTDPALAALSLVLALAFTWGLSALGVVRPLEARPPEFTWLTNPDRFLGVPIPLWSIIILNTFTTIPTLMLIFLAGLQDIPRSLYEAASIDGATPWQQFLHVTVPMLRPVTFLVVTLSLIGTLQMFDQVALMGDAAPLDSIIVLAYYVYNNVFSGEGKVGLASAAALVLAGLTFAIVLLQRALGISEKAH